The following proteins come from a genomic window of Thermofilaceae archaeon:
- the dcd gene encoding dCTP deaminase — MLSGAEIRRLIERGLLLVDPLSGECIRENGIDLRIGDEIAVLLNNPVPLDPDKLREVNLNEYYKVMKLDSGFVLQPYMKVLVSTLEYVKMPDDVAGLIELRSTFARLGLSIPPTVIDAGFEGQITLEVHGGAFPVVLRKGMRFAHVVFYRVEGEPIPYRGRYQGQRGVTLPR; from the coding sequence ATGCTTTCGGGCGCTGAAATCAGGAGGTTGATTGAAAGGGGTCTGCTTCTAGTGGACCCTCTGTCCGGTGAGTGCATAAGGGAAAACGGGATAGACCTGCGGATCGGAGATGAGATAGCTGTGCTGCTCAATAATCCCGTGCCACTCGATCCAGATAAATTGAGGGAGGTGAACTTGAACGAGTACTACAAGGTAATGAAGCTAGACTCCGGCTTTGTCCTCCAGCCGTACATGAAGGTGCTGGTCTCAACGCTCGAGTACGTTAAAATGCCGGACGATGTGGCGGGCCTCATTGAGCTGAGGAGCACGTTCGCGCGCCTAGGACTTAGCATCCCGCCGACCGTGATAGACGCAGGGTTCGAGGGGCAGATCACGCTGGAGGTGCACGGCGGAGCGTTCCCCGTGGTTCTAAGAAAGGGTATGCGCTTCGCCCACGTCGTATTCTACAGGGTTGAGGGCGAGCCTATCCCCTATCGAGGTAGGTACCAGGGACAAAGAGGAGTTACTTTACCGCGTTAG